One window of Papaver somniferum cultivar HN1 chromosome 9, ASM357369v1, whole genome shotgun sequence genomic DNA carries:
- the LOC113312135 gene encoding uncharacterized protein LOC113312135, producing MSKISKSLINNKHLKTTIDSLFRSSSSSVKQLSKTLTSKQSLFSNSFSSTTRVINSTHGGGAPNLCSIPASSSVVNGGTTHNIKKMDLRTWIPVRAFCLSHRIDLMGLMSENQANLIPHTPGIGNYIVLRFDNLTGTPTAPPQELDVELSGRSHSSYMVVFKYGSTLMFNMLDHQIDGYLKIIKRHASGTTKDCGDSSQNYIDYKVSEKLKLPPCVQDVSNHMMLQNFNIDGICTIASVLGQSVVLDYYSRLVDELTSAYTNVNTGLKESGTTYNFENVLNKDLVNANLLKLLRRTRAGADIVRWFGLYERSDVAWEEDSEYTHLLDHLRDELKLTQRFANLDRKFKMAELNIWFVGEEANVPRLSVLLFACISCFMLIFFTPIVILPISALDTFLMSL from the exons ATGTCGAAGATTTCCAAGTCGCTGATCAACAATAAGCACTTGAAAACCACCATTGATTCTCTATTTCGTTCTTCTTCGTCATCAGTAAAGCAGCTCagtaaaaccctaacttcaaaacAGAGTCTTTTCTCCAATTCGTTTTCCAGTACTACCAGAGTTATCAATTCAACTCATGGTGGTGGCGCTCCTAACCTTTGCTCTATTCCAGCTTCATCTTCAGTGGTCAATGGCGGTACCACGCATAACATAAAAAAGATGGATCTTCGGACTTGGATTCCAGTTAGGGCTTTTTGCTTATCCCATAG AATCGATTTGATGGGATTAATGTCTGAGAATCAAGCCAATTTGATCCCACATACTCCTGGAATCGGCAATTACATTGTTCTTAGATTTGATAACCTTACTGGCACTCCTACTGCTCCTCCTCAA GAATTGGATGTTGAGTTAAGTGGGAGAAGTCACTCTTCTTACATGGTGGTTTTCAAATATGGATCCACCCTAATGTTTAATATGCTCGATCACCAAATTGATGGATATCTAAAGATCATTAAAAGACATGCTTCAGGGACAACCAAGGACTGTGGAGACTCTTCACAGAATTACATCG ATTACAAGGTGAGTGAAAAGCTGAAGTTGCCCCCTTGTGTGCAAGATGTGTCAAACCATATGATGTTGCAGAACTTTAACATTGATGGGATTTGTACAATCGCTAGTGTTCTTGGTCAAAGTGTTGTTCTTGACTACTACTCTCGCCTG gTTGATGAATTGACATCTGCATATACAAATGTAAATACTGGATTGAAAGAAAGTGGCACTACATACAATTTCGAAAATGTACTCAACAAAGATTTAGTTAATGCAAATTTACTTAAACTGCTGCGAAGAACGCGTGCTGGTGCAGATATTGTTAGATGGTTTGGGCTATACGAGAG atcAGATGTTGCTTGGGAAGAAGATTCGGAGTACACACATCTGCTTGACCACCTTCGTGATGAATTGAAATTGACACAGAGATTTGCCAATTTAGATCGAAAGTTCAAGATGGCGGAG CTCAATATCTGGTTCGTTGGAGAAGAAGCGAATGTACCTCGGCTTAGTGTGCTTTTATTTGCATGTATAAGCTGTTTTATGTTGATATTCTTTACACCAATAGTGATCTTACCAATTAGTGCATTAGACACTTTCCTCATGTCGCTATGA